From the Planctomycetia bacterium genome, one window contains:
- the trpS gene encoding tryptophan--tRNA ligase, with product MRVLSGIQPTGRFHWGNYFGAIRQYIHFQNGNEAYYFIADLHALTTVREPTRLKQNTLDAALDLLALGLDPEKAVLFRQSDVPEVSELCWLLMTGTPMGLLERCHAYKDKKEKGLTADAGLFTYPVLMSADILAYDADVVPVGADQVQHIEVCRDLAGSFNHHFGPTFVLPKAQTLDASAKVPGTDGEKMSKSYNNTLELFEEAKALRKKIMRITTDSRPMEQGKEPDDDHLYQLYSLFASDAEREAMAAMYRRGGFGYGEVKKAIADAADLFFAEPRAKRAELAADPAKVEAILVDGAARARKKAAATLLRAQKNCGIK from the coding sequence ATGCGCGTTCTCTCGGGCATCCAACCCACCGGTCGCTTCCATTGGGGCAACTATTTCGGCGCCATTCGGCAATACATCCATTTCCAGAACGGAAACGAAGCGTATTACTTCATCGCCGATTTGCACGCTCTCACGACGGTTCGCGAACCGACACGACTCAAACAGAACACGCTCGACGCCGCTCTCGACCTCCTGGCGCTCGGGCTTGATCCCGAGAAGGCCGTGCTGTTTCGGCAATCCGACGTGCCCGAGGTATCTGAGCTTTGTTGGCTCCTGATGACGGGCACGCCCATGGGTTTGCTCGAGCGCTGCCACGCCTACAAAGACAAAAAGGAAAAAGGGCTCACGGCCGACGCCGGACTCTTCACCTATCCCGTGCTGATGTCGGCCGACATCTTAGCCTACGACGCCGATGTCGTGCCGGTCGGTGCCGATCAGGTGCAGCACATCGAAGTCTGCCGTGATCTGGCAGGCAGCTTCAATCACCACTTCGGCCCGACGTTCGTGCTGCCGAAGGCGCAGACCCTCGATGCGTCGGCGAAAGTTCCCGGCACCGACGGCGAGAAGATGTCGAAGAGCTACAACAACACGCTCGAACTCTTCGAGGAAGCGAAGGCGCTGCGCAAGAAGATCATGCGCATCACGACCGATTCGCGACCGATGGAACAAGGCAAAGAACCCGACGACGATCATCTTTATCAGTTGTATTCGCTATTCGCGAGCGATGCCGAGCGCGAAGCGATGGCCGCAATGTATCGGCGCGGCGGCTTCGGATACGGCGAAGTGAAGAAAGCGATCGCCGATGCGGCCGACCTCTTCTTCGCAGAACCGCGGGCCAAGCGCGCCGAGCTCGCGGCGGATCCCGCGAAGGTCGAAGCGATTCTCGTCGACGGCGCGGCCCGCGCTCGCAAGAAAGCCGCGGCGACCCTCCTTCGCGCGCAGAAGAACTGCGGAATCAAGTAA